The proteins below come from a single Zhouia spongiae genomic window:
- a CDS encoding FG-GAP-like repeat-containing protein, which produces MKKVIYTIALCCSFTLLAQEKENIPSQGDTFTYKRLDILETEKDDSKNSDSYLRNESPQLARSSSSSGIGETPGFLSVSLTGAATYEVPIATPPGVRGIAPEISLRYNSQASVGIAGYGWNIGGLSVISRIPSTKYHDSNIDGVDFDSSDRFSLDGQRLVLKSGTYGANGAVYETENYSNLKIISYGTSPYGASYGPSYFIVYYPDGSKAYYGFNSGSKSRTTYAISYWQDHKGVKIDYEYLQSYNSLFISKIKYGTTSGSSTAPINEIRFTYKDISSSGYGSYQQAYINNISFIKDKLLTQIESYSNNIRFRRYTLSHTNLSGYARLNHIQEHSSDLSQKHTWISFQYDTSSDVISYQGLTTTGLNNVEQRNAKTASLDLTGNGKMDYLVYPNAKNKFWLFKDVQNGSYNYPYEVNTGAFKSLFPVTWLNHQGKILEGQGIGVVQEGTNNTVNFKVYSNGTTSPIYYQYTKTWNQPTYSYYLSPNNSTEKRIPFEYVSGDFNGDGLTEVLAIGMPYTSRYCNYHGDCNDPDPCDVTQGPIDCLEQFQKKSGQMRENQNVDKNFLSVGKNASVDNTLEVTAPFDVETTLIGDCNYSCYSSTSNYKSVYKIDLKRDVSSGYVKYSGYLQEHLTGNYKLLTGDFNGDGRTDVMHITEGKKVYVYTFDNSGNMQLLWTTNLYSTYNPDPNWPFLLGDYNGDGKTDFMHPTAKNSKNFVMGLSTGTGFQMGTRTMDFTFHTSTWSGSELNTYNYISIDANGDGKTDVVMHRAKTYNDSSNGTQYIYMYKNEGLRSLSNVLDIRFTQRSSRSTTGNLKHYPIPIFLSSDQENKNLEIAAISHNWIKKFSFNSDLREDALIKEISNNGVTYEIEYKNLDPTIYNQDGIQIYHSGYDQIYPNVDVRIAPDIKVVTMFKRVCTGTPTLKQLFAYQGGVYNVEGLSFLGFQGFVESNWHTGYSDRIFNTSKYDVNLRGAMVAEYSQPNNFNFSIPSSNYILKTTYQHGHSLSGTKVFKSWVNSKLVQNALQGVNINTSYQYDSYNSPTNIVTDYYNHGSTNVTYTYANSTGSTYYIGRATKRVETTTVGGNSFSTEQQFVYSGYQLTQIKSKGNGTSFNTVSFEYDHPFGNVKKQTTTPSGESSRIVQYEYDDSGRFLKKHTDIEGLVTNYQYNADTGTLTSMTNAYGQTTSYEYDIWNRQIKETDYLGKALTTSYEEYSNQYTVTSNGDDGSGMISKFDRLQRLSEVHEKDILGQWIKTKYEYDKFDRVSRVSEPYTGSSPTQWNETLYDFYGRPKEQTLHTGRTFNISYSGLTTTVNDGVKTVSSTVDAMGNTKKVTDPGGTINYTYHGNGSLKTASFNGVLVSTEIDGWGRKTKLIDPSAGTYEYEYNGFGELTKEITPKGTTNYDYSPVGKLQQKIIQGDNTDMTISYTYHPTHKSPTNISMTSADGNNSSYAYTYDTQVRLTSVTENNPYAQFKKSYTYDAFGRVSTEDYYAKLLSNSRTSQKKIVNIYQNGGLKQINNYDNNAVLWQVNSLNARGQITDASYGQIKSLNAFDPFGYLTSIKANKASDNANLMTLTYDFDVQRGTLNSRTNSMFSWSETFGYDNLDRLVSFNDNDGNKNHTYDAFGRITENSAVGGYSYFGSTSYQLSEIDLNIQGDLYYQNNSLQQISFNAFKSPHEIKEDGKDRIGFQYNAFMGRSHRFYGGFEDNLLQRNNRKHYAFDGSMEISHDIATDKTTFVSFIGGNAYDAPAIWRSEQGPSSSNKFYFLHRDHMNSILMITEENGVIAEKRHFDAWGNIVKLTDGNGNDLEDFKIIDRGYTSHEHLSSVGLIHMNGRLYDPNLRRFLSPDNYIQDITSSQNFNRYGYVLNNPLMYWDPSGEQTETGSINSNFIIGTAIALGSFIANSWENIKSWDWKGLGDAIARPYREVGRFFKKLFGGGKKHNSVKEVSNPQNLTMDPLARSSLEYAPTATTGIGQADTGLRILKTYVEFNIGFKRGFIAGAKSTWSFIKSLRTAQGWKNLGQGFVNFAQMGTMYSPEGMLMRVEMGMAINDYVTNIPNMSVYEVSYDLGYIFEQAVETFFVSKGAGMAVNAVKGTATAIRGSTAAVKGVSNIAKTPVGRSGNVMKILTKNSPATIGGRKFTGHALDQMQSRGIISPRTVLDVINNPARTFPGNTPGTSVFIRDNLKIITNKAGDIITVIPQ; this is translated from the coding sequence ATGAAAAAAGTTATATACACTATTGCGCTATGTTGCTCATTTACACTATTAGCACAAGAAAAAGAGAATATTCCAAGCCAAGGAGATACTTTTACCTACAAGAGGTTAGATATTTTAGAAACAGAAAAAGATGATTCCAAAAATTCGGATTCATATTTAAGAAATGAATCGCCTCAACTTGCAAGATCATCTTCTAGTTCAGGGATTGGAGAAACTCCGGGATTTCTGTCAGTTTCTCTTACGGGGGCTGCTACTTATGAGGTTCCAATTGCCACTCCTCCAGGTGTTAGGGGTATTGCTCCCGAAATATCATTACGCTATAATAGTCAAGCTAGCGTTGGTATTGCAGGCTATGGGTGGAATATTGGAGGTTTGTCTGTAATATCAAGAATTCCATCAACTAAATACCATGATAGTAATATAGACGGTGTAGATTTCGATTCTTCAGATCGTTTTTCTTTGGATGGTCAACGATTAGTTTTAAAAAGCGGTACTTATGGAGCAAATGGAGCTGTTTATGAAACCGAAAATTACTCTAATTTAAAAATAATTTCATATGGAACCTCTCCATATGGGGCAAGTTATGGACCGTCTTATTTCATTGTTTATTATCCTGACGGCTCAAAAGCATATTACGGTTTTAATTCAGGTTCAAAGTCTCGAACTACTTATGCAATTTCATATTGGCAGGATCATAAAGGAGTGAAAATTGATTATGAATACCTTCAAAGTTATAACTCACTTTTTATATCAAAGATTAAATATGGTACTACAAGTGGAAGTAGTACTGCGCCTATTAATGAGATTCGGTTTACATATAAAGATATTTCGAGTTCAGGATACGGTTCTTATCAACAAGCTTACATTAACAACATTTCCTTCATTAAGGATAAATTGTTAACCCAAATTGAATCATACTCTAACAATATTAGATTTAGAAGATATACACTTAGTCATACCAATTTGTCTGGATATGCCCGACTTAATCATATACAAGAACATAGCAGTGACCTTAGTCAAAAACATACATGGATAAGTTTTCAATATGACACAAGTTCTGATGTGATTTCTTATCAAGGGTTGACAACTACCGGCCTTAATAATGTGGAGCAACGTAATGCAAAAACTGCTTCTTTAGATCTTACTGGAAACGGGAAAATGGATTATTTAGTTTACCCTAATGCAAAAAATAAGTTTTGGTTATTTAAAGATGTACAAAATGGAAGTTATAATTACCCTTATGAGGTCAACACAGGTGCTTTCAAATCATTATTTCCTGTAACTTGGCTCAATCATCAAGGAAAGATACTTGAAGGTCAGGGAATTGGTGTTGTTCAAGAGGGTACAAATAATACAGTCAACTTTAAAGTATACTCCAATGGAACTACATCTCCCATCTATTATCAGTATACAAAAACATGGAATCAACCAACTTACTCATATTATTTATCTCCTAATAACTCTACGGAAAAGAGAATTCCTTTTGAATATGTCTCAGGGGATTTCAATGGTGATGGGTTGACGGAGGTATTAGCTATTGGAATGCCATACACTAGCAGATATTGTAATTATCACGGCGATTGTAATGATCCTGATCCTTGTGATGTAACGCAAGGACCTATTGATTGTTTAGAGCAATTTCAGAAAAAATCAGGACAGATGCGTGAAAATCAAAATGTTGACAAAAACTTTCTTAGTGTGGGCAAAAATGCTTCTGTAGATAATACCCTAGAAGTTACAGCGCCATTTGATGTTGAAACAACTTTAATTGGTGATTGTAACTATTCGTGTTATTCATCAACATCCAATTACAAAAGTGTATATAAAATTGATCTAAAACGGGATGTCTCCTCTGGCTATGTTAAATATTCCGGCTACCTACAAGAACATTTAACCGGAAATTATAAACTTCTCACAGGTGACTTTAATGGGGATGGAAGGACAGATGTCATGCATATTACTGAAGGAAAAAAAGTTTATGTATATACTTTTGACAATAGTGGTAATATGCAACTGTTATGGACTACTAATCTGTACTCAACATATAATCCGGATCCAAACTGGCCTTTTTTACTGGGTGATTATAACGGTGATGGAAAAACAGACTTTATGCATCCTACCGCAAAGAACAGCAAAAATTTTGTGATGGGGCTTTCTACTGGTACAGGTTTTCAGATGGGAACGCGAACCATGGATTTTACTTTTCATACCAGCACATGGAGTGGCTCAGAATTGAATACATATAATTATATTTCTATAGATGCTAATGGGGATGGTAAAACAGATGTGGTAATGCACAGAGCCAAAACCTACAATGACAGTTCTAACGGAACGCAATATATCTATATGTATAAAAATGAAGGACTAAGATCCTTAAGTAATGTATTGGACATTAGGTTTACTCAAAGAAGCTCAAGAAGCACAACCGGAAATTTAAAGCATTACCCAATACCTATTTTTCTTTCTTCAGATCAAGAGAATAAAAATTTAGAAATTGCGGCGATAAGTCATAATTGGATCAAGAAATTTTCTTTTAATTCAGACCTGCGAGAAGATGCTCTTATAAAGGAAATCAGTAATAATGGAGTGACCTATGAAATTGAATATAAGAATCTTGATCCAACCATATATAATCAAGATGGAATACAAATTTATCATTCAGGATATGATCAGATTTATCCGAATGTAGATGTTAGGATTGCACCTGATATAAAGGTAGTTACTATGTTTAAACGTGTTTGTACAGGCACTCCTACTTTGAAACAATTATTTGCATATCAGGGAGGTGTTTATAATGTGGAGGGGCTTAGTTTTTTAGGGTTTCAGGGATTTGTAGAAAGTAATTGGCATACCGGGTATAGTGATAGAATATTTAACACCTCTAAGTATGATGTTAATTTAAGAGGTGCTATGGTTGCAGAATATTCTCAACCTAACAATTTTAATTTTAGCATCCCTTCGTCTAATTACATTTTAAAAACTACATACCAGCATGGCCATTCCCTTTCAGGTACAAAAGTTTTTAAATCGTGGGTTAACTCTAAGCTCGTACAAAACGCTCTTCAAGGAGTTAACATTAACACTAGTTATCAATACGACAGCTATAACAGCCCCACCAATATTGTCACGGACTACTATAACCATGGGAGTACCAATGTGACCTATACGTACGCAAACAGTACTGGTTCTACATATTACATTGGTAGAGCAACTAAAAGAGTAGAAACAACTACAGTCGGAGGAAATTCATTCAGCACAGAACAACAATTCGTATATTCAGGATACCAGCTTACCCAAATAAAATCAAAAGGGAATGGAACCTCATTTAATACAGTTTCCTTTGAATATGATCATCCTTTCGGGAATGTTAAAAAGCAAACTACTACTCCTAGTGGAGAATCTTCACGTATAGTGCAATATGAATATGATGACAGTGGGCGGTTTTTGAAGAAACATACAGATATAGAGGGACTTGTGACCAACTATCAATACAATGCGGATACGGGGACATTAACTTCAATGACTAATGCTTATGGGCAGACAACGAGTTATGAATATGATATTTGGAATAGACAAATTAAGGAAACTGATTATTTGGGAAAAGCGCTAACTACTTCTTATGAAGAATATTCAAACCAATATACTGTAACAAGTAATGGAGATGATGGGAGTGGAATGATTTCTAAGTTTGACCGTTTACAACGACTATCCGAAGTGCATGAAAAAGACATCCTGGGACAATGGATAAAGACTAAATATGAATATGATAAATTTGATCGCGTTTCAAGAGTGAGTGAACCTTATACAGGCTCTAGCCCAACACAATGGAATGAGACCTTGTATGACTTTTACGGAAGACCTAAAGAGCAAACTCTGCATACTGGCAGAACGTTTAATATAAGTTATAGTGGGTTGACTACGACTGTAAATGACGGTGTAAAAACAGTAAGTTCTACTGTAGACGCTATGGGTAATACTAAAAAAGTAACCGATCCGGGAGGTACAATCAATTATACTTATCATGGAAATGGAAGTCTAAAGACCGCTAGTTTTAACGGTGTACTGGTTTCAACAGAAATTGACGGTTGGGGGCGAAAAACTAAATTGATTGATCCTTCAGCTGGCACATATGAATATGAGTACAACGGATTTGGTGAATTGACCAAAGAAATTACTCCGAAAGGAACAACAAATTATGATTATTCTCCTGTAGGGAAGTTACAGCAGAAAATAATTCAAGGAGACAATACTGATATGACTATCAGTTACACCTACCATCCTACCCATAAATCTCCTACCAACATATCAATGACGAGTGCCGATGGAAATAATAGTAGTTATGCCTATACTTATGATACTCAAGTAAGGCTTACCAGTGTAACCGAAAACAATCCATACGCACAATTTAAAAAGAGTTATACCTATGATGCCTTTGGTAGGGTGAGTACTGAAGATTACTATGCTAAGCTTTTATCCAATAGCAGGACTAGTCAGAAGAAAATTGTGAATATTTATCAGAATGGGGGACTTAAACAAATAAATAACTATGATAATAACGCAGTATTATGGCAGGTTAACAGTCTTAATGCCCGAGGACAAATTACAGATGCCAGTTACGGTCAAATTAAATCATTGAATGCGTTCGACCCTTTTGGCTATCTTACAAGTATCAAAGCTAACAAAGCATCGGATAATGCCAACTTGATGACCCTTACATACGATTTTGATGTACAACGAGGCACACTAAATAGTCGCACCAATAGCATGTTCTCTTGGTCGGAAACTTTTGGTTATGACAATCTGGACAGGCTTGTTTCATTTAATGATAATGACGGTAATAAAAACCATACTTATGATGCCTTCGGTAGAATTACAGAAAATAGCGCTGTAGGAGGGTATAGTTATTTTGGAAGCACCTCTTACCAATTAAGTGAAATTGATCTTAATATTCAGGGAGATCTTTATTATCAAAATAATAGTCTCCAACAAATATCTTTTAACGCATTTAAAAGTCCTCACGAAATAAAAGAAGATGGTAAAGACCGAATTGGGTTTCAATACAATGCCTTTATGGGTCGGTCACATCGTTTTTATGGAGGTTTTGAAGATAATCTATTACAACGAAACAATCGTAAACACTATGCTTTTGATGGTAGTATGGAAATTAGCCATGACATAGCTACTGATAAAACAACCTTTGTTTCTTTTATTGGAGGAAATGCTTATGATGCACCTGCCATTTGGAGATCAGAGCAAGGGCCCAGCTCTTCAAACAAGTTCTATTTCCTGCATCGAGATCATATGAATAGCATTCTAATGATAACGGAGGAAAATGGAGTTATCGCTGAAAAGCGTCATTTTGATGCCTGGGGAAATATTGTCAAACTAACCGATGGTAATGGTAATGATCTTGAAGACTTTAAAATTATAGACAGAGGGTACACAAGTCATGAGCATTTAAGCAGTGTTGGACTTATCCACATGAATGGACGATTATATGACCCCAATCTAAGACGCTTCTTAAGTCCGGATAACTATATTCAGGATATAACCAGCTCCCAAAATTTTAATCGTTATGGCTATGTACTTAATAATCCATTAATGTATTGGGATCCTTCCGGAGAGCAAACAGAAACCGGTTCAATAAACAGTAACTTTATAATTGGAACAGCTATTGCCTTAGGCAGTTTTATCGCCAATTCATGGGAAAACATCAAATCCTGGGATTGGAAGGGTCTTGGAGATGCTATTGCTCGACCGTATAGAGAAGTAGGCCGTTTTTTCAAGAAACTTTTTGGGGGAGGAAAAAAACACAATTCCGTAAAAGAAGTGTCTAATCCACAAAACCTAACAATGGATCCTTTAGCAAGATCCAGTTTGGAATATGCACCTACAGCCACCACAGGGATTGGGCAAGCCGACACAGGTCTGAGGATACTAAAAACTTATGTGGAGTTTAATATAGGCTTTAAAAGAGGTTTCATTGCAGGAGCCAAAAGCACTTGGAGTTTTATAAAAAGTCTACGTACTGCTCAAGGATGGAAAAATCTTGGGCAAGGATTTGTTAACTTTGCACAGATGGGTACCATGTACTCACCAGAAGGTATGTTAATGCGTGTCGAAATGGGGATGGCTATTAATGACTATGTGACCAATATACCTAATATGTCTGTATATGAGGTTAGCTATGATCTTGGTTATATTTTTGAACAAGCTGTAGAAACTTTTTTTGTATCAAAAGGTGCTGGTATGGCAGTGAATGCGGTTAAAGGAACTGCAACAGCAATTAGAGGTAGTACTGCTGCCGTTAAGGGGGTAAGTAACATAGCCAAGACTCCTGTAGGTAGAAGTGGTAATGTGATGAAAATTCTAACAAAGAACTCTCCTGCAACAATTGGCGGCAGAAAATTCACAGGTCATGCTCTTGATCAAATGCAATCAAGGGGTATTATTTCACCAAGAACTGTACTTGATGTAATTAATAATCCAGCCCGAACATTCCCAGGTAATACCCCAGGTACTTCTGTTTTCATTAGGGATAATTTAAAGATTATTACTAATAAGGCAGGTGATATTATTACAGTTATCCCACAATAG
- a CDS encoding T9SS type A sorting domain-containing protein — protein MKIKLLFILFITLFNTGQINSQNLLDTSSWTIGNGSVSGFGQNGSTTENSREYGIDPHGESSILWKASNDAESNADGGWNSSYHNIDHTKTYRFSVWIKKTNSNSGTTYFGTTSYSNNSHHILNLNNEAINTNPYFWHGDLPQLNKWYLIIGFVHGSNYDSTMSYGGIYDPQTGTKVANTTDFKFAETAVNVRHRSYLYYDTNTSNKQYFWAPRIDEVNGNELSIGELLGSNDLDTNLLNTSSWEVGTGSVSGFNQNGATSENSRVFGKNHVGDDVILWEATPDVNNNADGGWNSDYHNINHNTTYRFSVWIKKLNSNNGSTYLGCNSTDNILKLNGTVNNNPYFWAGDLPKLNRWYLIVGYVHKSSYTSTTNLGRIYDGVTGKEVKTITDYKFKNTAINVRHRSYLYYDTNTSDRQYFWAPRIDPVTGNEPTINELLQINENSKLILSYDIAGNQKQRFYCEEEGFCSPKAPTSRKVEDMIVAETTEELAQLAPNPTIEEEEKDLIEYYPSIYPNPTNGRVSIQLSGVDYNLTGSINIYSSNGSLVKSIQVNSPTNQIELNISTLSSGTYLVHMHFTNGTVTTQQIIKN, from the coding sequence ATGAAAATAAAACTACTTTTCATTCTGTTTATTACATTATTTAATACTGGACAGATTAATTCACAAAATTTATTAGATACCTCTAGTTGGACAATTGGGAATGGTTCTGTTTCTGGTTTTGGTCAAAATGGTTCAACGACTGAAAACAGTCGAGAATATGGTATTGATCCTCATGGTGAATCCTCGATACTCTGGAAAGCTAGTAATGACGCAGAAAGTAATGCAGATGGTGGTTGGAATTCCAGTTATCATAATATTGATCACACCAAGACTTATCGATTTTCAGTATGGATCAAGAAAACCAACTCTAATTCTGGAACGACATATTTTGGAACTACAAGCTATAGTAATAACTCCCATCATATACTAAACTTAAATAATGAAGCAATAAATACAAATCCATACTTTTGGCATGGCGACTTACCTCAATTAAATAAATGGTATTTAATTATTGGGTTTGTACATGGAAGCAATTATGACTCTACAATGAGTTATGGTGGTATATATGACCCACAAACAGGCACGAAGGTTGCGAACACCACTGATTTTAAATTTGCCGAAACAGCGGTAAATGTCAGGCATCGTTCATACCTTTATTATGACACGAACACATCGAACAAGCAGTATTTTTGGGCTCCCAGAATCGACGAAGTTAATGGTAACGAACTTTCAATAGGAGAGTTGCTTGGCTCAAATGATTTGGACACAAACCTTTTGAATACTTCGTCGTGGGAAGTTGGCACAGGTTCTGTTTCTGGATTTAATCAAAATGGGGCTACTTCAGAAAATAGTAGAGTTTTTGGGAAAAACCATGTCGGTGATGATGTAATCCTTTGGGAGGCTACACCCGATGTTAATAATAATGCTGATGGAGGATGGAATTCAGATTATCATAATATCAATCATAACACAACCTACCGATTTAGTGTATGGATAAAGAAATTAAATTCTAATAATGGCTCTACATATTTAGGTTGTAACAGTACCGACAACATATTGAAACTAAATGGGACAGTAAATAATAATCCTTATTTCTGGGCTGGAGATCTCCCTAAACTGAATAGATGGTATTTAATTGTCGGGTACGTGCATAAAAGCAGCTATACTTCTACTACGAATCTTGGCCGTATTTATGATGGTGTCACCGGTAAAGAGGTTAAAACAATAACCGACTATAAATTTAAAAATACAGCTATTAATGTTAGACATCGATCGTACTTATATTATGATACGAATACATCTGACAGACAATATTTCTGGGCACCTAGAATTGATCCAGTCACAGGCAATGAGCCAACCATAAATGAACTCTTACAAATAAATGAAAATTCCAAATTGATTCTTAGCTATGATATTGCAGGAAATCAAAAGCAACGATTCTATTGTGAAGAAGAAGGTTTTTGTTCACCTAAGGCTCCTACCAGTAGAAAAGTTGAGGACATGATTGTTGCAGAAACAACAGAAGAGCTTGCTCAGTTAGCTCCTAACCCTACTATAGAGGAAGAAGAAAAGGATCTTATAGAATATTACCCTTCTATTTATCCAAATCCAACAAATGGTAGAGTTTCAATTCAATTATCAGGTGTTGATTATAATTTAACAGGCTCTATAAACATTTATAGTTCAAATGGATCACTTGTAAAAAGTATTCAAGTTAATAGTCCGACAAACCAAATCGAACTTAATATTAGTACTTTATCTTCTGGAACCTATCTCGTACATATGCATTTCACAAATGGAACTGTAACTACCCAGCAAATTATCAAAAACTAA
- a CDS encoding site-specific integrase, translated as MHTDTIFFYIYHRHNLLYTGNPSVFKLHTLGEILPFLNKYEVFLRSRGGTDGGIGVRMRAIRALYNMAIERKIVRKELYPFDAYKISKLKGKGIKRALNIDEVQSIINMNISKCPHLADSRNYFLFSFYTRGMNFADMMKLKCSDTSGDKIFYIRSKTKGNFIIKILPPVREILDYYSQFSKTKYVFPILLKDKMTPNQVENRTSKTLKKYNKDLKEIAKICKINKAISSYVARHSFANCLKQKGVATDIISESMGHQNVTITQAYLKELDSSVLDDACELLL; from the coding sequence ATGCATACTGACACTATTTTCTTTTATATTTACCATAGACACAATTTGCTCTATACCGGAAATCCATCTGTTTTTAAACTTCACACACTTGGTGAGATACTACCCTTTTTAAACAAATATGAAGTTTTCTTAAGGTCGAGAGGAGGGACAGATGGAGGTATAGGGGTTCGTATGCGTGCCATTAGGGCTCTGTACAATATGGCCATTGAAAGAAAGATTGTGAGGAAGGAGCTTTATCCCTTTGATGCTTATAAAATATCCAAATTGAAAGGAAAAGGGATAAAAAGGGCATTGAACATTGATGAAGTTCAGAGTATCATTAATATGAACATTTCAAAATGTCCACATTTGGCAGATAGTAGGAATTATTTCCTTTTCAGTTTCTACACCAGAGGCATGAACTTCGCCGACATGATGAAACTTAAATGCTCTGATACTTCTGGAGATAAGATTTTCTATATACGATCAAAGACAAAAGGAAATTTCATCATTAAAATATTGCCACCTGTCCGAGAAATATTGGATTATTATAGTCAGTTTAGTAAGACCAAATATGTTTTTCCTATCCTACTAAAGGATAAAATGACTCCCAATCAAGTAGAAAACCGGACGTCCAAAACTCTTAAGAAATACAATAAAGATTTAAAAGAGATTGCCAAGATATGCAAAATCAATAAGGCTATCAGTAGCTATGTTGCAAGGCATAGCTTTGCCAATTGCTTAAAGCAAAAAGGGGTTGCTACTGACATTATAAGTGAATCCATGGGGCATCAAAATGTCACTATTACCCAAGCCTATCTAAAAGAATTGGACAGTTCTGTTTTGGATGATGCTTGTGAGTTGTTGTTGTAA
- a CDS encoding SRPBCC domain-containing protein codes for MKKLQFKKDIKASAEKVYNTMLGIGNIETYEQWTAEFNPTSTYEGSWEKGSKIYFIGTDENGKRGGMVSEIADNIPFRFVSIRHYGIIDGDKEITEGTEVEKWANSLENYSFHEHNGITTVTVESDVTDDYLDYFNTTWEKALNKLKELAEK; via the coding sequence ATGAAAAAACTACAATTCAAAAAAGACATTAAGGCGTCTGCCGAGAAGGTATATAACACGATGCTCGGTATTGGCAATATTGAAACATACGAACAATGGACCGCCGAATTTAATCCAACCTCTACTTATGAAGGAAGCTGGGAAAAGGGATCTAAAATCTATTTTATCGGAACGGATGAAAATGGAAAAAGGGGCGGAATGGTTTCTGAAATTGCAGACAACATTCCATTCAGGTTTGTTTCTATCAGACATTACGGAATTATAGATGGGGACAAGGAAATTACCGAGGGTACTGAGGTCGAAAAATGGGCAAACTCACTAGAAAATTATTCATTCCATGAGCATAATGGTATAACAACAGTAACAGTAGAAAGCGATGTAACAGACGATTATCTTGATTATTTTAACACCACGTGGGAAAAGGCTCTGAATAAGCTCAAAGAGCTTGCAGAAAAATAG